The following are from one region of the Noviherbaspirillum sedimenti genome:
- a CDS encoding aldehyde dehydrogenase family protein: MGNTEKFYIDGLWSEPQGQQRRAVINPATEEAFAHIRMGSAEDVDRAVMAARRAFESYSQSTRELRMSLLARIIEVYQRRMAELGRVISDEMGAPLPMAIQMQAGSGMGHLKANLEILRDYQFEQVHGRSVVAREPVGVCALITPWNWPVNQMVSKIVPALAAGCTMVLKPSELSPLSAVLLAEILDEAGVPPGVFNLVQGDGPTVGATLAAHPEVDMVSFTGSTRGGVAVAKAAADTVKRVTQELGGKSANIILADADFAEAVRAGTVACLINSGQTCKAPTRMLVPAARHAEAVQLAREVAEAYRVGDPLAEGTQMGPLANRMQYDRVREMIAVGVAEGAELVCGGAGLPEGVEGGYFVRPTVFANVNNAMRIAREEIFGPVLCILPFESEDQAVAIANDTPYGLSGAVWADSFAQAVQVGRRLRTGSVHLNGAPSDLLAPFGGYKQSGNGREWGVQGLEEFLETKALIGSAAHS; encoded by the coding sequence ATGGGCAACACTGAAAAATTCTATATCGATGGCTTGTGGAGCGAGCCGCAGGGGCAGCAACGCCGCGCGGTCATCAACCCGGCCACCGAAGAGGCTTTTGCGCACATCCGCATGGGTAGCGCCGAGGATGTGGACCGCGCAGTCATGGCGGCGCGCCGTGCATTCGAGAGCTATAGCCAATCGACGCGCGAGCTGCGCATGTCTCTGCTGGCCCGGATCATCGAGGTGTACCAGCGACGTATGGCGGAACTGGGGCGAGTCATCAGCGATGAGATGGGCGCGCCCTTGCCGATGGCTATCCAGATGCAGGCGGGTAGCGGTATGGGGCACCTGAAGGCAAACCTCGAGATATTGCGCGATTACCAGTTCGAGCAGGTCCATGGCAGGAGCGTAGTGGCACGCGAGCCGGTTGGCGTCTGCGCCCTGATTACCCCTTGGAACTGGCCGGTCAACCAGATGGTATCCAAGATCGTTCCGGCCCTGGCGGCAGGGTGCACCATGGTCCTCAAACCCAGCGAATTGTCGCCTTTGTCGGCGGTCCTGCTGGCGGAGATATTGGATGAAGCCGGCGTGCCGCCCGGGGTGTTCAACCTGGTGCAGGGGGATGGTCCGACTGTCGGGGCGACTCTGGCGGCACATCCGGAAGTGGATATGGTGTCCTTTACCGGATCCACGCGTGGCGGTGTGGCAGTGGCCAAGGCCGCTGCGGACACGGTCAAGCGCGTGACGCAGGAATTGGGTGGCAAGTCGGCCAACATCATTCTGGCTGACGCAGATTTTGCCGAGGCGGTACGGGCCGGTACCGTGGCCTGCCTCATCAACAGCGGGCAGACCTGCAAGGCACCAACCCGCATGCTGGTACCTGCCGCCCGCCACGCTGAGGCCGTGCAACTGGCGCGCGAAGTGGCAGAAGCCTACCGGGTCGGCGATCCATTGGCCGAAGGTACGCAAATGGGTCCACTGGCCAACCGCATGCAGTATGACCGGGTGCGGGAAATGATCGCTGTGGGTGTCGCAGAAGGTGCAGAACTGGTGTGCGGCGGTGCCGGTTTGCCTGAGGGCGTGGAAGGTGGTTACTTCGTCCGGCCCACAGTCTTCGCCAACGTCAATAACGCCATGCGCATCGCCCGCGAGGAAATCTTCGGACCGGTGCTGTGCATCCTGCCGTTCGAATCGGAAGACCAGGCTGTGGCCATTGCCAACGACACCCCCTATGGCTTGTCCGGTGCCGTGTGGGCCGACTCGTTCGCACAGGCTGTGCAAGTCGGGCGGCGCCTGCGTACGGGATCGGTGCATCTGAACGGCGCGCCCTCGGACCTGCTGGCCCCCTTCGGTGGTTACAAACAGTCCGGCAATGGCCGGGAGTGGGGCGTGCAGGGTCTGGAGGAGTTCCTTGAAACCAAGGCGCTGATCGGCTCGGCAGCGCATTCCTGA
- a CDS encoding ThuA domain-containing protein, whose translation MDNDLPEYHRGRSGRGGQTFFPAAGTKKNILLVTRGHAFVRDEFYAIFEENPEIEWSGVEHPAAQLMFTPETARHFDCYVLYDMPGIEFKRSGDGVPTFHAPPQHYKDGLLAMLDAGLPLVILHHACAAWPTWPEWAEIVGAQFLYQPMKSRGVDKPDSGYRIDVSHTVSPVLEHPITEGVAPFELTDELYLFEVFEESVIPLFRSDFSFTSEHFYSAKQALAGTLNVNAGWQHAPGSNLVGWVKRYRNSPIVYLQFGDGPVTYRNPSFRKILQNAIRWACSPEALRWARQSDAAGEAGKD comes from the coding sequence ATGGACAACGACCTGCCCGAGTACCACCGGGGACGCAGCGGCAGGGGAGGGCAAACCTTCTTCCCCGCTGCCGGCACAAAGAAAAATATATTGCTGGTCACGCGCGGCCATGCCTTCGTGCGGGACGAGTTCTACGCGATTTTTGAAGAGAATCCGGAGATTGAGTGGTCAGGCGTCGAGCACCCCGCCGCCCAGCTGATGTTTACGCCGGAGACCGCGCGTCATTTTGACTGCTATGTGTTATACGACATGCCGGGCATTGAGTTCAAACGGTCCGGCGATGGCGTACCGACCTTCCATGCGCCGCCGCAGCATTACAAGGATGGGCTGCTGGCCATGCTGGATGCCGGGCTGCCGCTGGTGATCCTCCATCATGCCTGCGCCGCCTGGCCGACCTGGCCAGAGTGGGCCGAGATTGTCGGCGCCCAGTTCCTCTACCAGCCAATGAAGTCGCGCGGAGTCGACAAGCCGGATTCCGGTTATCGCATCGACGTGTCTCACACCGTTTCGCCCGTGCTCGAACACCCGATCACAGAAGGCGTGGCGCCATTCGAGTTGACCGATGAGCTGTACCTGTTTGAAGTATTTGAAGAGTCGGTCATTCCCTTGTTCCGCAGCGACTTCAGCTTCACCTCAGAACATTTTTATTCCGCGAAGCAGGCCTTGGCGGGAACGCTGAATGTCAATGCAGGCTGGCAGCATGCGCCCGGAAGCAATCTGGTCGGCTGGGTAAAACGTTACCGCAACAGTCCGATCGTGTATCTGCAATTTGGCGATGGCCCAGTTACTTACCGCAATCCCTCGTTTCGTAAAATTCTGCAGAATGCAATCCGCTGGGCATGCTCGCCCGAAGCGCTGCGCTGGGCGCGGCAGTCCGACGCAGCAGGCGAGGCAGGCAAAGATTAG
- a CDS encoding Crp/Fnr family transcriptional regulator, which produces MPEDILTALVEMMHVRHLPDRARLHDKGAPPEGMYAVVRGCIRVSSSTRDGREALLALMEPGCWFGESSLLEGLPRAYQADAQGDSELLVMPRAQLNALLESRPELYRHFIPFLCQRIRLSTLLLEGNALLSLEERLASRLLLLAQNVLQGGTDEPRHTLGVSQENLSQMLGTSRQSINKVLKEWEQNGLIQRHYGSITLCDLSALERLSMPG; this is translated from the coding sequence ATGCCTGAAGATATTTTGACAGCCCTGGTCGAGATGATGCACGTGCGCCATCTACCCGACCGGGCGCGCCTGCATGACAAGGGCGCTCCCCCCGAAGGGATGTATGCCGTGGTGAGAGGCTGCATTCGCGTCAGCAGCTCCACACGGGATGGCCGGGAAGCCTTGCTCGCCTTGATGGAGCCAGGATGCTGGTTTGGTGAGTCGTCCCTACTAGAGGGACTGCCGCGCGCTTACCAGGCCGATGCCCAGGGCGATAGTGAATTGCTGGTCATGCCGCGCGCGCAATTGAATGCCCTGCTGGAGAGCAGGCCCGAACTTTACCGGCATTTCATCCCGTTTCTCTGCCAGCGCATCCGCCTGTCCACCCTGCTCCTGGAAGGCAATGCATTGCTTTCACTGGAGGAGCGACTCGCGAGCCGCCTGCTGCTGCTGGCCCAGAACGTCCTGCAGGGCGGCACGGATGAACCGCGCCACACGCTCGGCGTGTCGCAGGAAAACCTCAGCCAGATGCTAGGCACAAGCCGGCAAAGCATCAATAAAGTGCTAAAGGAGTGGGAACAGAACGGCCTGATCCAGCGCCACTATGGCAGCATCACCCTGTGCGACCTGAGCGCCCTGGAACGCCTGTCGATGCCGGGCTAA
- a CDS encoding TetR/AcrR family transcriptional regulator: protein MSSELSTAIQELAPDGLSPRPGSPQEQKSSKTRETILEAALDCLAEHGYANTTHNLVCQQAKVSRGALLHHYPTSQDLMVAVIDYAFYKHMTTFSQMVGSLSDESRRNRNTAIAIDWQQCQSREMQVYLEMKVAARTNSELRAIFLPRARHHDLVWKEELLKVFPEWRDNMPKLDLTRRLTRAIIEGLNMSRELSRDSEAEWALVTFTAEMVLKIRQGDLDFPSVERIDAFKQSLSANVKRPRSTVSKAVRRPRKNAGD from the coding sequence ATGAGCAGTGAACTGTCGACCGCCATTCAGGAACTCGCCCCCGATGGTTTGTCACCGCGTCCGGGCAGCCCGCAAGAGCAGAAAAGCTCGAAAACCCGCGAAACCATCCTGGAGGCCGCGCTCGACTGTCTGGCCGAGCATGGCTATGCCAATACCACCCATAACCTGGTCTGTCAGCAGGCCAAGGTTTCGCGCGGCGCCCTGTTGCATCACTATCCCACCAGCCAGGATCTGATGGTGGCGGTCATCGACTATGCCTTCTACAAGCATATGACCACCTTCAGCCAGATGGTTGGCTCGCTTAGCGATGAGAGCCGCCGCAACCGCAACACGGCCATTGCCATTGATTGGCAGCAGTGCCAGAGCCGCGAGATGCAGGTGTATCTCGAAATGAAGGTCGCGGCGCGGACCAACAGCGAACTGCGCGCCATTTTTCTGCCCCGCGCGCGGCATCACGATCTGGTCTGGAAAGAGGAACTGCTCAAGGTCTTCCCCGAGTGGCGCGACAACATGCCCAAGCTGGACCTGACCCGCCGCCTCACCCGGGCCATCATTGAAGGCTTGAACATGAGTCGTGAGCTTTCGCGGGACAGCGAAGCTGAATGGGCCCTGGTAACCTTCACCGCAGAGATGGTACTCAAGATCCGCCAGGGCGATCTGGACTTCCCTTCAGTTGAGCGCATCGACGCGTTCAAGCAATCGCTCTCGGCCAACGTCAAGAGGCCGCGCAGCACCGTCAGCAAGGCTGTCCGGCGCCCGCGCAAGAACGCAGGCGACTGA
- a CDS encoding DMT family transporter, which translates to MKPQPVAIGVHLGLMATMLVWALNVSLVKWLTGIMDVMLVASLRMVCASLVLVLLLFLSRQHLPRWRGRTLVLACVSALLMVYGNQILFAGAMEKTTASNAALILALNPLLNGLLEALAFRKRLTAPYVLGALLAVAGVLLVILNRPHLNLAGPSLGDVLVFGSMLSFSTGVLILQRLARDNTAQEINSFLYLIGTLALVLHAAVTLREPLAAVQALSWQGWAGVVFSGVVATAAGALAWTRGVAAMGLGRAAVYMSWVPVLGVAFGALLLGEQLTIWHLFGMILVLSGTVLSSQRFRLLTPVPEK; encoded by the coding sequence ATGAAGCCACAACCCGTCGCGATTGGCGTGCACCTGGGCTTGATGGCAACGATGCTTGTCTGGGCCCTGAACGTCTCCCTCGTCAAATGGCTGACCGGCATTATGGACGTCATGCTGGTCGCCAGTTTGCGCATGGTGTGTGCATCGTTGGTGCTGGTCCTGCTGCTGTTCCTGAGCCGGCAGCACCTGCCGCGCTGGCGTGGCCGCACCTTGGTGCTTGCCTGCGTCAGCGCGCTGCTCATGGTGTATGGAAATCAGATACTTTTTGCCGGCGCGATGGAAAAGACCACGGCCAGCAATGCGGCACTGATTCTGGCGTTGAACCCATTGCTCAATGGTCTGCTGGAAGCCCTGGCCTTTCGCAAGCGCCTGACGGCTCCGTATGTCCTTGGCGCCTTGCTGGCGGTGGCCGGCGTGCTCCTCGTGATACTGAACCGCCCACACCTCAACCTGGCAGGCCCATCACTGGGGGATGTTCTGGTGTTTGGCTCCATGCTGTCCTTTTCCACGGGCGTGCTGATCCTGCAGCGGCTGGCACGCGATAACACTGCTCAGGAAATCAATTCTTTCCTTTACCTGATAGGCACGCTTGCACTGGTCTTGCATGCGGCCGTCACGCTCCGGGAGCCGCTGGCTGCAGTCCAGGCATTGAGTTGGCAGGGGTGGGCCGGCGTGGTCTTTTCCGGCGTCGTGGCCACTGCGGCGGGCGCGCTTGCCTGGACGCGCGGGGTTGCCGCCATGGGGTTGGGACGGGCCGCAGTGTACATGTCCTGGGTGCCAGTGCTGGGGGTGGCGTTTGGTGCGCTCCTGCTGGGAGAGCAACTCACCATATGGCATTTGTTCGGCATGATTCTGGTGTTGTCCGGCACGGTGCTGAGTTCCCAGCGGTTTCGGCTGCTGACGCCGGTGCCCGAGAAGTGA